The sequence GAGAATCAAGAGATTTCCTTGAAGTTCAGTAGTGTAATTAATATTGGGATCTGAATTATTTGGGTCTTCAGGGCTGCTGCCGGCATCGGGGTTGAAACCTGTGCCAGTGGCTAGATCATTATCTCCATTGCCATTACCATTTTCATTTTCACAGGAAACAGTTGCTGCTGGGGTATTGTTACTGGAACCGCCGTCAGGAGTACAGTTGGAGTTAAAAAGCCCAACTGTACCAAGACCACCACCGGGAGCAGTTGCTGTAATGGTCAAGCCAGCTTGTTGATAAATTAAACCAACATTATTGTTTGTCGTTGAAACAGTCTCATTGCCGATAGTACCATCAATATCAAGGCTTTGCCCAGAATCATCGAGAGTATTTGCATTGAGAGAATTTCCACTTAAGTCTGTCTCAAAATCTAAGATCACTGTTCCATCTGTTTCTTCTGGAAAGAGAGTATCTTGTTTGGGTAGCCCTTGGGTAGGTAAAACATTGAACCCAAACACAACCAGCGTTGCGCTTGCGATGGGTGCAATAAGCTGTTGGAGATTTTTCATAAGAGATAAGGATAGATCTGACTTCATATTGAGCAAACGCAGGTGCAATCACCTTGCAATCTCAGAAAGAATTTTATTTGTATAAATTAGAAACAGAAGAGTCAAATTGAGGATAGCCACTGCTCCTCTGCTGGATTAATAATAAAGGTTTCTCTTGATGTTTTCTATTTGGAGTTACTATAGCTTACGCTGTTGTCTTTAAAAGAGCCTAACTTTTTCAGAAAAATCAGGAATGCCACTATTTCTACTGAAAAGGGACAGACTCATCATATCTCATTTGTTCCAAAAATGCACGTATTTTATGAGATAAAAATCAGGCAATTATGCTTTAAATCTTAAACATGAGTGATTGCTTGTCAATAAGAGAGGGTATTTGAATGCTTATCACTTCATGATAGGGAAACCCTACTTGCTAGGGCTGGTTTTCAACCCGAGATTTTCCGTAGAACTCACTAAGATCGATAAGTAAGTGAGCTATAAGCAGAAAGATTAATCAAACCTTTAATTTGGGAGGTAGAAGCGATGCAACCAACAAACCCCAATCAATTTACCGAAAAAACCTGGGAAGCCATTGTTAGGCTGCCAGATTTAGCCAAACAAAACCAACAGCAACAGATTGAAAGTGAACATTTAATGAAATCGCTGTTGGAACAAGATGGCTTAGCGAGTAGTGTCTTTAGTAAGGCGGATGTTAGTGTCCAACGATTGCGCGATCGCGCAGATGAATTTATCAATAAACAACCGAAAATTTCTAACACAGGCGGATCAATTTATCTCGGACGCAGTTTAGATTCTCTCTTTGATCGCGCGGAAAATTATCGCAAAAAGTTTGAAGATGAGTATATCTCCATTGAACATCTGCTGCTTGCATTTGCCCAAGATGATCGCTTTGGAAAAGCCCTCTATAAAGAATTTGGACTGACTGAGGAGAAACTAAAAGCTGTGATTCAAGATATTCGCGGATCGCAAAAAGTCACGGATCAAAACCCAGAAGGAAAATATGAAGCCCTGGAAAAATATGGGCGCGATTTAACCCAATGGGCGCGGGAAGGGAAATTGGATCCGGTCATTGGGCGGGATGACGAGATCCGACGAACCGTACAGATTTTATCACGACGGACGAAAAATAATCCCGTTCTCATTGGGGAACCCGGTGTCGGAAAAACTGCCATTGTGGAAGGGTTGGCGCAACGGATTGTCAGTCGGGATGTGCCAGAATCCTTGCGCGATCGGAAACTCATTGCCCTGGATATGGGCGCGTTAGTCGCTGGGGCAAAATATCGCGGTGAGTTTGAAGAACGCCTAAAAGCGGTGTTAAAAGAGGTCACCGACGCGGAAGGACAAATCATCATGTTTATTGATGAGATTCACACCGTTGTTGGTGCTGGTGCAACTCAAGGCGCGATGGATGCGGGAAACCTACTCAAGCCCATGTTAGCTCGGGGTGAACTGCGCTGTATTGGCGCGACCACGTTAGATGAATACCGTCAACACATCGAGAAAGATGCAGCGTTAGAACGTCGTTTCCAAGCGGTTTATGTGGATGAACCGAATGTGACTGATACCATTTCCATTCTGCGGGGTTTGAAAGAACGCTATGAAGTCCACCACGGGGTTAAAATCTCGGATCGCTGTCTGGTGGCTGCTGCGATGTTGTCGGATCGCTATATCAGCGATCGGTTTTTACCCGATAAAGCCATTGATTTGGTGGATGAATCCGCAGCGAAGTTAAAAATGGAAATTACCTCGAAACCCGAGGAATTAGACGAAATCGACCGTAAAATCCTGCAATTGGAAATGGAACGGTTATCGCTGCAAAAAGAAGACGATACCGCCTCTCAAGAACGTTTAGAAACTCTAGAAAAAGAACTGGCGGATCTCAAAGAAGAACAAGATGAACTGAACGCCCAATGGCAAGCGGAAAAAGAAGTTATTGATCAGATTCGTAGCATCAAAGAAACGATTGATCAGGTTAATCTCGAAATCCAACAAGCGGAACGAGATTATGACCTCAATCGCGCTGCGGAACTGCGGTATGGTCGCTTAACGGAACTGCAACGGCAACGTCAAGAAGCAGAAAGCAAACTGGAAGAAATGCAAAGCAGCGGACACACTCTATTGCGGGAAGAAGTTGCAGAAGCAGACGTTGCGGAAATTATTTCTAAGTGGACGGGGATTCCCATCAGTAAATTGATGTCATCGGAGAAAGAAAAACTCTTACACCTCGAAGATGAACTCCACGATCGCGTTGTGGGACAAGAAGAAGCGGTGCGGGCTGTTTCCGAAGCCATCCAACGATCGCGCGCTGGTTTATCTGATCCCAATCGTCCCACTGCTAGCTTCATTTTCCTCGGTCCCACTGGCGTAGGTAAAACCGAGTTAGCGAAAGCCCTCGCCTCTAACTTGTTTGATACGGAAACCGCCTTAGTCCGTGTGGATATGTCGGAATACATGGAAAAACACGCTGTTTCTCGCCTCATAGGTGCGCCTCCAGGTTACGTGGGTTATGAAGAAGGAGGACAACTCACTGAACCCATCCGCCGTCGTCCTTATTCTGTGATTCTCTTTGATGAAATTGAGAAAGCGCACCCCGATGTGTTTAACATCATGTTGCAAATCTTAGATGATGGTCGCCTGACCGATTCTCAAGGGCGTGTGGTGGACTTCAAAAACACCATTATCATCATGACCAGTAACATCGGTTCCGATCTCATTCTCGATGTTGCTGGCGATGATTCTCGCTATGACGAAATGTATAATCGCGTCATGGGCGCAATGCGAGAAAACTTCCGTCCAGAGTTTCTCAACCGCATTGATGAGATTATTATCTTCCATGCCTTACAGCGCGATCAATTACGGAATATCGTCAAACTGCAAACGCAATATCTCGAAGATCGTCTCAGCGAACAAAAACTCTCGCTAAAACTCTCCCAAGAAGCCTTAGATTTCCTTGCCGATATTGGCTACGATCCCGTTTATGGCGCACGTCCCTTAAAACGGGCTGTACAGCGTTATGTGGAAACGCCGATCGCGAAATCTTTACTCAAAGGCGAATTTAGCGAAGGAGATACTCTTTTTGCTGATGTTGCTGATGAACGCTTGACCTTTAAGCGTTTACCGGCGGAAATGTTGACCAATAGTTAACTCCACCCAAACACATAGTAGGGGAAAACCAGAGTTCGCCCCTACTCTAATAATTTTGCGATTGGAAGGGATTAATTCTGGCTTAAAGTCTCTGTTCCTTTCACACAATCCAACATTCTCACTGTTGCAGCAGCAGCATAGTTCCGCTTCGCAGCTTGATCTGGGGCAAAATTCGTTCCCACTTCATTCAACGGAGAGGCAACCCCACAATAAGCAGACATTTCACTTACTAAATTAGCAGCCCAATGGTTACTGGTATCACCGAAATTAAGAGCAGTTTGTGTATTAGGTAGTTCTCCCATTTGGCCCAATTGATTACGAGCATATTGAGCCACTTTTCGTTCCACAGCAATTAATTCCGCACGAGTTACGGGCTGTGTCGGACGGAAACTACCATCAGGATATCCACTGACAATATCATTTTCTTTGGCCCATTGAATTTTTCCTGCACTCCAACGTCCTGCAGCCACATCAGGATAGGGAGAAGTGCTTGCTTGGTCGGAAACCATGATCTCCAGTTCTGGAATTGCTTTTAAGGCCTCAATGGCAATGGAAACAAGCTGTTCTCGGGTCAATTCTGCTTCTGGGCGGAAAGTATTATCTTCTTTAAATCCAGAGACAAAACCCAGATTAACTGCAGTGGCAATTTCTTCGCGATAGATATCATTACGAATATCAGCAAAAGGCAAATCAAGAGGTTGTTCACCCGTAGTTTTTGCTAAATAAATATGACCGAGGGTTCGATCTTCATAAGTCCGTTTGGCAAAATTCCACTGCGGTTCTAATTGAATTTTCAAATACCCATCAGCGAGACCATTGGTTCGTCCCACAATAATTTCTTCTCCCTGATTATTACGGGGCGTTCCCACTAAGAGTAGTTCATTATCCCGTTCCACAAGCCGTAAAAGATAATTTAAGCCGTAGTCTTGTCCGTCAACACGGATCGAGTAGCCATTGCTGTCTGTCGCCCGACCGCAAATGCCAGTAAAATCAAAATTACTTAATAGGGGATCAATGACCACGGGATTAGAACCACTTTCGCTCCAACACGCCCGTTGATCGGATTTCTGTTCGATAATGAGGAGATTATAATTATCATCTCCAAAGGGAGCAGCCACTGCGACGTAATCGTTTTGAGGTACTTCTCTCGCGCCAAAGTTCTGAGCTTGACTGGGTTGAAATGTTAGCAGTGTAATGAGAGCCGTTGCTGTGGTTAAAGCTGTAAATTGTTTGAAACGCATAGGTGCAAATGTTTAAGATAGCGTGATGAAATTGCGTGCTGTGAAGTTGATGTGTCCCGCAATTCTCTGATGAGTTTGGGATCGTGCTGATTGTACCTTGTTTTCTTGATCACTGGTTTGAAAACCCCTGATAACTGTCATTAATTATTGCCAAAGAAGATATCAAAGAAACGAATCCCCTGGAAGATGGTCGATACGGGCTGTAGGATCGTCCCCACCGTATCGCCAACCGCAGCTAGGGTGGAACGTTCCACCACAATCACATCATTATTACGCAGCGTCGGATTACTTTCAGCATCAATGCCCGCATTGAGATCAACTTCATATTCCCGACGAGTAACCGTCCCATTGGGGTTCAAGCGTACTAGTTCGATTTCTCCTTTATCCGCTCGGTCATTAAAGCCTCCTGCTGCCAAAATCGCTTGATTGAGAGGCGTATTCGCAGGAAGTTCTAAAGTTCCCGAACGTTTGGTTTCACCGAGAACATTGACGCGAATAGTTTGGGGAGAAAAACTAGCGGATGCGAGGGCTTCGGCTTCAGTCGGATTAACTTTTGTTGCTTTGGGAACAACAACGGTATCTCCTGGTTGCAGGAGAACATCTTCACTGACCTTTCCCTCTTGCAATAATTCCCATAAGTTCGCCGAAAGAATTTTGTCGCCTCCATTGCGAGTGCTGCGCTCCACTCTAATATTGCGAATATCCGAGAGATTGGTAATTCCTCCTGCTGCTTGGATGGCTTGAGTTACAGTTGGTGGTGATCCTGAGTCGCCCCCTGAAACTTGATGAGAGCCAGGACGGGAGACTTCTCCCACAACAGCAACCTCCACTGCTTGAGAGACTGGCGCGATCGCGCTTTGAGAAAGCAACCGCGTTTCTCGGGGATTGTTGTTGCTCACTGTTGGAATGACAATCCGATCTCCATCTCGCAGCGTCACGTCTTGGATAATTTGTCCATCTTCTACCAGTTTCCAGAGGTTCACATTGAGCACATAGGGCTCTCCACGATAAACCCGATGCAGTTTCACTTGTCGAACATTTGCCGATCGCGTAATCCCTCCCGCTTGTTTAATCGCTTCTGTGATGGGAGGAAACTGTTGTCCTCCACCACTACTCAAATCATAAGAGCCAGGACGATTGACTTCTCCCGCGATCGCCACCCGTACTGGTCGCGGTTGCGCCAAGCTAAGAGAAACAATGGGACGCTGTAAAATGGGCGTATAGCGCTGGGTAATCAACTCATTAGCTTGTGGAATGGTTAACCCCTGAACATCAACACTGCCAACAATGGGTAAGTTAATTCTTCCGTCAACCGAAATACGATACTGCCCACTATATTCAGGAATATTAAAAATATTAATGCTAATGCTGTCTCCTGGCCCTAGGGTGTAAGGGGTTTCTTGATAGCGAAAAGGTGCGTCTGAGGTCTCAGCAGGAATAGGTTCCGACTCAGGAGAAGGTTGTTGTAATTGTAAAGGAATTTGTGCTTGGGCTGGTATTGCTGATCCGACATACCCACTAATCAGTGTGGTCAAAGCAACCATTAACCAGCGAGAAGAGACTTGAGGCAAGTCAGGGAGTCGAGTGTCCTGTTTCTGTAGAGCCTGATCATTTTGAGTAATAACCATAAAATTTTTTCCGATCCGTTGTCAGTGATGGACTTGGGGTTAATTTAACTCGTTCGTCTCTGATTCTTCTTCAGAAGCATCACTATTTTTATTGCTTCCGATGAGAGAGCGTTGATAAAACGCAGAGTTAGGATAATAATAGTTTTGATAATATTCCATTAATGGAAAAGCAGGAACGTTTAATAAAGCTAACACAACCCATTAATCAGAGCTTGACGATTTCCACAGTGGGACTTTTACTGATTCTCGGCTTTTTAATCTTAAGAAACGAAGAAGCCTTACTTATTCCTGCTCTATTCACCTTTATTGCAGCCCTAAACCGTTTATCTGGTCAACTGGGAGGATTTGCACAAGTTTTTAGTGGTTTTGCAAACAATTCTGGTAAAATGAGCCGTCTCAATGAGATTCTTGCCAATGAAGATAAGGAATGGACACGACTTGGAGGTAAGCCTTTTCAAGCTTTAGCTGAAAAGATTGAGTTTGACAATGTCAGCTTATGTTATTTCTCGGATCAAGCTCCAGCTTTACAGCATCTGAACTTTGTTATGCCTAGAGGATCAGTAACCGCTCTAGTCGGGAGCTCAGGTGCAGGTAAATCTTCAATTGCTGATTTGTTAACTGGCTTATACGAACCCACAGAAGGGCAAATTAAAATTGATGGAACCTCTTTACAGGTTTACAGTTTGGAAAGTTGGCGCAAAAAGTTAGGAGTGGTCAGTCAAGATACATTTGTTTTTAATGATTCAATTATAGAAAATATTCGTTATGGAAAACCTGAAGCCAGCGAAACAGAAGTGATCTCAGCAGCAAAAGATGCTCAAGCTCATGACTTCATCTTAGCCTTACCCCAGGGGTATGAAACTGTGGTCGGTGAACGGGGTTATCGCCTTTCTGGGGGACAGCGCCAACGGCTGGCGTTAGCACGAGCGATTTTGAAGCAACCAGAAGTTTTGATTTTAGATGAAGCAACCAGTGCTTTAGATAGTCAATCGGAACGTCTGGTACAACAAGCTCTAGCAATGTTTCAGCGCGATCGGACGGTATTAGTGGTAGCACACCGATTATCAACCATCACCGAAGCCGATCAGATCTTAGTTTTAGAGCAGGGAGAAATTATTGAACGGGGAACCCATCAAGAGTTATTAAATCAAGGAGAACAGTATAATCATTATTGGCAGTTGCAGGGGCAAGGAGAGGTTACAGTTAATTAAACCTGTTGCACAGCGCGATCGTGCTCGAATAATGAAAAGGTAAATCTGTCTGATGGCTTGTTGGGTCTTTGCTGACATGAACCTTGATGCTGAAGGCGAGGTCTTCTCGCTCACGTTATGATAAAGAGAGCCTGACAGGAGATTGGGTTATGATATCTTTTCCTATAACTTCTCAAAAACTTCCAATTCTAGAAAACGGCGATCGCGTGACCCGTGACGAATTTGAACGTCGGTATCATCAAATGCGGAATGTGAAAAAAGCCGAATTAGTTGAAGGAATGGTTTATATGCCCTCTCCTGTTAGAGTGACCCGACATGGCAGACCTCACAGTTGGATGATTGGTTGGCTCATCCAATATGAGATTGCTACGCCTAATTTAATGGTTTGTGATAACACAACAGTCAGATTAGACTTTGATAATGAACCGCAACCCGATGCCCTGCTACGTCTGGAGGAATCAGTGGTGGGAAACTCTCGGATTAGTGAAGATGATTATATTGAAGGCGCACCAGAATTAATTGTAGAAATTGCGAGCAGTAGCGCGTCGTATGATTTATACGATAAGTTACAGGTTTACCGTCGCAATGGGGTACGGGAATATTTAGTTTGGTTGATAGAAGACAAAGAATTTCGGTGGAATATTTGGACAGAAGGAACCTATCAGGAACAACAAGCGGATGAGTCGGGCATTTTGAAAAGTCCCTTTTTTCCAGGGTTGTGGCTGGATGTGTCGGCACTGTTGGCAGGAGAGATGCAACAGGTGCTATCCGTGCTCAACTCAGGAATCAGTTCCTCAGAACATAAAGCCTTTGTTGATCAGTTGCGTCAAACTGATTAATTACGAACTTTCGTCAACTGATTCGAGACGAATTGGAAGATAGTCCCAGTTTAAAACCTGATCTGGACGAAATTTATCCTCAATGTTACGCCGAAGCCCGACAACTTGCCTCTCAACGCTCTCAGCTTCCCCTAAATACCTGCGCTGAAAGCGCGATCGCGCCCTTAGAAAAAGTTTTAGATGAACACTGGTTACCGTAACTAAAGTAAAGGTCAATAACAATGGTTGCAGAATCTAAACAAAGACAAAAACAACTCTATGAATCGGATTACTATCTCTGGGTCGTAGAAACGGTTAAGCAGCTGCAAAATCGAGATTTTGAAGCAATTGACTGGGAGAATCTAATTGATGAGGTTTTAGATTTGAGTAAACGAGAGAAACGAAAACTAGAAAGTTTACTCATCAAGTTGTTTGAACATTTGCTCATCTTGCAATACTGGCAATCAGAAAAAGAAAGGAATCGTGGACATTGGGAAAGAGAAATCACCAGCTTTCGACTACAGATTCTGAGACAATTAGAAGATAGTCCGAGCTTGAACAATCATCTGAAAGAAAAGTGGGAAAAATGCTATCAAGATGGTTGTAAATTAGCTTCTAAACATTCTCAACTTTCCCCAAATACCTTTCCCAAACAACCGATCGCGCCCTTAGAAAAAGTTTTAGATGAAAACTGGTTACCGTAAGTTATGCTAAGCTTATATATTTAATTGGGTTAGTCGAAGATCAGGAATTTCGGTGGCAGATTGGGACAGAAGAAATCTATCAGCAATTATTTCCAGATGAATCAGGAATTTTGAAAAGTCCCTTTTTCCGTGGGTTATGGTTGAATGTGTCGGCGTTGTTGGCGGGAGAGATGCAACAGATGCTATCCGTGCTCAACTCAAGAATCAGTTCTTCGGAACATCAAGCCCTGGTTGAGCAGTTCGGTAAAACTCCTTAATTCACAGAAGGAAGTAAATGCTAGATCAAAACGGGTTACACTCAAGTAAAATTCAAAAATCATGGTTGCACAATCTCAACAAGCACAAAAACAACTCTATGAATCGGATTACTATCTCTGGGTGGTAGAAACGGTTAAGCAACTGCAAAATCAGAATTTGGAAGCGATTGATTGGGAGAACTTAATTGAGGAAATATCAGATTTGGGTCGGCGTGAAAAAAAGAAACTGAAAAGTCTCCTCAGAAATTTATGGGAACATTTGTTGAAATTTAAATACTGGCAGAGTGAATGGGAGAGAAATCAATCTCATTGGAAAGGTGAAATTCGCAATTTTCGGAAACAGATTCGAGATGAATTAGAAGATAGCCCGAGCCTCAAAAATTATTTGCATGATATTTCAGTACAATGCTACGAAGATGCTAAAGAAATCGTCAGCGATAAGTCCCAACTTCCGTTAGAGCATTTTCCTGAAAGCGCGATCGCGCCCTTAGAAAAAGTTTTAGATGAAAACTGGTTACCGTAAAGGAAAATTAAAGATATGGTTGCACAATCTCAAAAAGCACAAAAACAACCACTTCTCACCAACTTCCTATCATAGACAACGGCGATCGCGCTGATGAAAACGGGTTGTCCTAAAATAAAATCAAAAACAGGGAAAAGTAAATCGTAAAAATTTGGATTGAATCATGGAACACCACTATATCTCGCTCGGTGCTGGCTGTGATACGGCTATGATTCTAAATAAACTGGGACTACGAAAAAAGGCTTATCCATTTGATTGGTTATGGAATTTAGATGCTGGACTAACTGCTGTCAATGACATCATTAAATATAATTTTATGAATGTATCTTCTGAGGATGCCTACTGTCGATCTAGTCATTACAGGCTGCCTCACCCAGTGGTGGTCTATAAAAACTTCCCTGAAATTATTCATATGCATTCCAATCCCATGGAAGATCGCCAAGAACATGAAAAGTTATTGCGTAGAATAGAGCGGTTTCAAACACTGATTAAGTCTAATCATAAATTACATTTTATTTACTATAAAAATTATAATGAAGAGCATCAGAAAGATCATTCAGTTACTGTTCAAGATACATTACTCAAAATGCTGAATCAAGCGGATAAATTCTTAGATATTATCTCCAATTTCCAAAGAAAAAGCACTAGTCAAGTTACTCTATTATTGATTTTACAAACTAATATCGAGGAAAAAGAGTGTGCAATTCAATTGTTAAATAAGACAAAAATAGAAGATAAGAGGATTAAAGTCGGATTTACTTTATCACGATCTGACAAAGAACCACAACGTTATAGGCAGTGGGAAAAGCAATGGTTTCAAAATATTATTCGTCAAACAGAAATGCCGATACATATCATACTACAGTGCTATTGGATAATGGCTTTAAAGTGGAAAGAAAGGGTGGTACGAGTAATGAAACAAAAAGTCAAAAAAGTCATCGGTAAATATAGCATTTCTCAGTAATTGTTTATTTCTGAACTCTATTCAAAAAAAGGTTCTTTATAGATAGATATGCAAACACTAAAATCTTATATCCCAACCATCATTAAAAACAAATTGCATAAGGCTGGATTGACAAAGGGGATCTTGAAGGACAAGGGTGAAGAATATACTGCAGACCAAAAAGTTATTTTAGAAGCTAAACATTCTTTAGAAAAGCCTCCTTCTGTTTTATTTTTTACCACTCATAAATGTGCTTCCAGTTTTATCTCTCCTTTATTTAGAGCAATTACTAGAAATAGTAATTATAACTTAAAAGATTATGCAGGAGCAATTTGGCAATTAGGAGATAATATTGATCTGGATCAAGAAAAACCAAACTTCTTGGGCAATTTTTTACAAGATACTGGCGACCGTCTATTTTTTAGAAGGGGTGAAATTTATGCCCCTTTAAGAGTTCCAGTTGATTTTCCGGAAAGACATCACTTCAAGCATATTTTCTTTTTACGAGATCCGAGAGATGTTTTAGTAAGTGCTTATTATTCGTTCGGCTTTACTCATGCTTGGCCAAAAAACTCTAAGGCAAGGGAAAGATATCGAATTAAAAGAGAAGCCATACAACAACAAACCATAGATGATTATGTAATCAGTGAAGCGAAGAATTGGCTAACTCGGTATTCAAAATATCAAGAACTACTTGAAACCTCTGATTCATATGTGTATCTTAAGTATGATGATTTTCAAAGTGATACCGTTGGCTTCATTCAAACAATAACAAACTATCTGGATATTTCTCTTCCTTCAGAAGAAATAGAGCAGTTAGCATCCAAGGCTTCTCCTATTCAATCCACTAAGGATGAAACAAAGCATAAACGTTCAGGAAAGAGTAAGCAGTATTTAGAGGAATTAAAACCAGATACTGTAAGAGCTTTGAATGAAAAATTCTCTGATATGTTATGTTATTGGAATTTCAGCTGTTAGGATTTTTAACTAATGCAAATAATTAAATCATATATCCCAAAGATTTTAAAAATAAAATCAAATCTGCTTTTAAGCATCAAAATAAACCACAACAATTTACGATCTATCCTGATGATACTTTCTTGGTATCATATCCAAAATCAGGAAATACTTGGGTTCGTTATCTAATTGGCAATTATATTAGTAATAACCAATGTAATTTAACAAATCATAATTTGTTAGTTCCTGATATTCATACCCAGAAAAATTGGGATAAAATTAAACGTCCTAGATGTATAAAAAGTCATAAACCTTTTACTAACCAATACAAGAAAGTTATTTATTTAGTCAGAGATGGGAGAAGTGTTGCTGTTTCATACTATTTTCATTGTTTAAAATTCAACCAAATATCTCAAAATATGAGTTTCCAAGAATATTTGGAGAGATTTAATGATGGTAGTCTTGATAGTTACTCTACATGGAGCAATCATGTATTCTCTTGGCTCGATAATGCTCCCGAAGATTTTTTGCTAGTACGATATGAAGACTTGAAGGCAGATACATCTCAGGAATTTTCCAGAATCCTCAGTTTTATGAAATTCCCGCTCCAAGAAGAAAAGCTCAAACAAGCGATTGAAGCATCAAGAATGACAAATATGAAAAAAGTTTGGAATCCAGAAAATTATAGTAACTTAGCAGAATATAATCCTCATTTAGCAGAGGCTTTATCAAAATCAAGTAAAGATATTTCTTTTGTTCGTCAAGGAAAAGTTAGTGAATGGAAAAAGTTTTTTGATTCTGCTACTATGGAGCAATTTAAAAAGCTTCATGGA comes from Halothece sp. PCC 7418 and encodes:
- a CDS encoding DUF29 family protein, with protein sequence MTNFRQLIRDELEDSPSLKPDLDEIYPQCYAEARQLASQRSQLPLNTCAESAIAPLEKVLDEHWLP
- a CDS encoding DUF29 domain-containing protein — translated: MVAESKQRQKQLYESDYYLWVVETVKQLQNRDFEAIDWENLIDEVLDLSKREKRKLESLLIKLFEHLLILQYWQSEKERNRGHWEREITSFRLQILRQLEDSPSLNNHLKEKWEKCYQDGCKLASKHSQLSPNTFPKQPIAPLEKVLDENWLP
- a CDS encoding Uma2 family endonuclease produces the protein MISFPITSQKLPILENGDRVTRDEFERRYHQMRNVKKAELVEGMVYMPSPVRVTRHGRPHSWMIGWLIQYEIATPNLMVCDNTTVRLDFDNEPQPDALLRLEESVVGNSRISEDDYIEGAPELIVEIASSSASYDLYDKLQVYRRNGVREYLVWLIEDKEFRWNIWTEGTYQEQQADESGILKSPFFPGLWLDVSALLAGEMQQVLSVLNSGISSSEHKAFVDQLRQTD
- the clpB gene encoding ATP-dependent chaperone ClpB, with protein sequence MQPTNPNQFTEKTWEAIVRLPDLAKQNQQQQIESEHLMKSLLEQDGLASSVFSKADVSVQRLRDRADEFINKQPKISNTGGSIYLGRSLDSLFDRAENYRKKFEDEYISIEHLLLAFAQDDRFGKALYKEFGLTEEKLKAVIQDIRGSQKVTDQNPEGKYEALEKYGRDLTQWAREGKLDPVIGRDDEIRRTVQILSRRTKNNPVLIGEPGVGKTAIVEGLAQRIVSRDVPESLRDRKLIALDMGALVAGAKYRGEFEERLKAVLKEVTDAEGQIIMFIDEIHTVVGAGATQGAMDAGNLLKPMLARGELRCIGATTLDEYRQHIEKDAALERRFQAVYVDEPNVTDTISILRGLKERYEVHHGVKISDRCLVAAAMLSDRYISDRFLPDKAIDLVDESAAKLKMEITSKPEELDEIDRKILQLEMERLSLQKEDDTASQERLETLEKELADLKEEQDELNAQWQAEKEVIDQIRSIKETIDQVNLEIQQAERDYDLNRAAELRYGRLTELQRQRQEAESKLEEMQSSGHTLLREEVAEADVAEIISKWTGIPISKLMSSEKEKLLHLEDELHDRVVGQEEAVRAVSEAIQRSRAGLSDPNRPTASFIFLGPTGVGKTELAKALASNLFDTETALVRVDMSEYMEKHAVSRLIGAPPGYVGYEEGGQLTEPIRRRPYSVILFDEIEKAHPDVFNIMLQILDDGRLTDSQGRVVDFKNTIIIMTSNIGSDLILDVAGDDSRYDEMYNRVMGAMRENFRPEFLNRIDEIIIFHALQRDQLRNIVKLQTQYLEDRLSEQKLSLKLSQEALDFLADIGYDPVYGARPLKRAVQRYVETPIAKSLLKGEFSEGDTLFADVADERLTFKRLPAEMLTNS
- a CDS encoding ABC transporter ATP-binding protein, with the translated sequence MTISTVGLLLILGFLILRNEEALLIPALFTFIAALNRLSGQLGGFAQVFSGFANNSGKMSRLNEILANEDKEWTRLGGKPFQALAEKIEFDNVSLCYFSDQAPALQHLNFVMPRGSVTALVGSSGAGKSSIADLLTGLYEPTEGQIKIDGTSLQVYSLESWRKKLGVVSQDTFVFNDSIIENIRYGKPEASETEVISAAKDAQAHDFILALPQGYETVVGERGYRLSGGQRQRLALARAILKQPEVLILDEATSALDSQSERLVQQALAMFQRDRTVLVVAHRLSTITEADQILVLEQGEIIERGTHQELLNQGEQYNHYWQLQGQGEVTVN
- a CDS encoding polysaccharide biosynthesis/export family protein, which produces MVITQNDQALQKQDTRLPDLPQVSSRWLMVALTTLISGYVGSAIPAQAQIPLQLQQPSPESEPIPAETSDAPFRYQETPYTLGPGDSISINIFNIPEYSGQYRISVDGRINLPIVGSVDVQGLTIPQANELITQRYTPILQRPIVSLSLAQPRPVRVAIAGEVNRPGSYDLSSGGGQQFPPITEAIKQAGGITRSANVRQVKLHRVYRGEPYVLNVNLWKLVEDGQIIQDVTLRDGDRIVIPTVSNNNPRETRLLSQSAIAPVSQAVEVAVVGEVSRPGSHQVSGGDSGSPPTVTQAIQAAGGITNLSDIRNIRVERSTRNGGDKILSANLWELLQEGKVSEDVLLQPGDTVVVPKATKVNPTEAEALASASFSPQTIRVNVLGETKRSGTLELPANTPLNQAILAAGGFNDRADKGEIELVRLNPNGTVTRREYEVDLNAGIDAESNPTLRNNDVIVVERSTLAAVGDTVGTILQPVSTIFQGIRFFDIFFGNN
- a CDS encoding DUF3747 domain-containing protein; amino-acid sequence: MRFKQFTALTTATALITLLTFQPSQAQNFGAREVPQNDYVAVAAPFGDDNYNLLIIEQKSDQRACWSESGSNPVVIDPLLSNFDFTGICGRATDSNGYSIRVDGQDYGLNYLLRLVERDNELLLVGTPRNNQGEEIIVGRTNGLADGYLKIQLEPQWNFAKRTYEDRTLGHIYLAKTTGEQPLDLPFADIRNDIYREEIATAVNLGFVSGFKEDNTFRPEAELTREQLVSIAIEALKAIPELEIMVSDQASTSPYPDVAAGRWSAGKIQWAKENDIVSGYPDGSFRPTQPVTRAELIAVERKVAQYARNQLGQMGELPNTQTALNFGDTSNHWAANLVSEMSAYCGVASPLNEVGTNFAPDQAAKRNYAAAATVRMLDCVKGTETLSQN
- a CDS encoding DUF29 domain-containing protein, with protein sequence MVAQSQQAQKQLYESDYYLWVVETVKQLQNQNLEAIDWENLIEEISDLGRREKKKLKSLLRNLWEHLLKFKYWQSEWERNQSHWKGEIRNFRKQIRDELEDSPSLKNYLHDISVQCYEDAKEIVSDKSQLPLEHFPESAIAPLEKVLDENWLP